The following proteins are encoded in a genomic region of Pikeienuella piscinae:
- a CDS encoding invasion associated locus B family protein, with translation METVSGTIRARATCAVMGIFAAVLLGLVVLTPGASYAQATNESIGAKRDWSIFKQGAAADRQCWIVSQPVSSRALRGGKPVSVNRGDIFLMVAIRPGAQVLNEVSMIAGYPYRSGSSVKLKIGSDAFEMFTEGEGAWADSPESDAKLVAAMKRGVTAEVTGVSTRGTTTIDRFSLSGFTAALDEARALCK, from the coding sequence ATGGAGACAGTTTCGGGGACGATCCGCGCACGGGCGACTTGCGCGGTGATGGGGATTTTCGCAGCCGTTCTACTTGGGTTGGTGGTTCTGACGCCCGGCGCGAGCTACGCGCAGGCGACCAACGAGAGCATCGGCGCCAAACGTGACTGGAGCATATTCAAACAGGGTGCGGCCGCCGACCGGCAATGCTGGATCGTCTCGCAGCCCGTATCCTCACGGGCGCTTAGGGGCGGCAAGCCGGTTTCAGTCAACCGGGGCGACATCTTTCTGATGGTCGCGATTCGCCCCGGCGCGCAGGTTCTGAACGAGGTTTCGATGATCGCCGGATACCCGTACCGCAGCGGCAGTTCGGTGAAGCTGAAGATCGGTTCCGACGCCTTCGAGATGTTCACCGAGGGCGAGGGCGCCTGGGCCGACAGCCCCGAGAGCGACGCGAAACTGGTCGCGGCGATGAAACGCGGCGTGACCGCCGAGGTCACCGGTGTTTCAACCCGCGGCACCACGACGATCGACCGGTTTTCGCTCAGCGGTTTCACCGCTGCGCTGGACGAAGCGCGCGCGCTCTGCAAATAG
- a CDS encoding SDR family oxidoreductase has product MARTALITGAGSGIGRASARKLAQSGWRVALVGRRRAALEEAAKEIGDAALVLPADIAKPDEVEAIFIEAAKAFGRLDLLFNNAGRGAPVADIDDMTLEDWYGVVDANLHGSMLCARAAFALMKRQDPKGGRIINNGSISAHAPRPGSVAYTVTKHAITGLTRTLSLDGRKHDIACGQIDIGNALTEMAARMVDGVPQADGTIKAEAVMDPEHVADAVVQMAEFPLETNVQFMTIMATKMPFVGRG; this is encoded by the coding sequence ATGGCGAGGACGGCTCTGATCACCGGCGCGGGCAGCGGCATTGGCCGCGCGAGCGCGCGGAAACTGGCGCAAAGCGGCTGGCGCGTTGCGCTGGTCGGGCGGCGGCGCGCGGCGCTGGAGGAGGCGGCGAAGGAGATCGGCGACGCCGCGCTCGTCCTTCCAGCCGATATCGCGAAACCGGATGAAGTCGAGGCGATCTTCATCGAGGCGGCGAAGGCGTTCGGCCGACTCGACCTCCTCTTCAACAACGCCGGGCGCGGCGCGCCCGTCGCCGATATCGACGATATGACGCTCGAGGACTGGTATGGCGTCGTCGACGCCAATCTCCATGGCTCCATGCTCTGTGCGCGGGCCGCGTTCGCGCTGATGAAGCGGCAGGACCCGAAGGGCGGACGGATCATCAACAACGGCTCGATCAGCGCCCATGCGCCCCGGCCCGGCTCCGTCGCCTATACGGTGACGAAACACGCGATCACCGGGCTGACGCGGACACTTTCGCTCGATGGGCGCAAGCATGACATAGCCTGCGGCCAGATCGACATCGGCAACGCGCTGACCGAAATGGCGGCGCGGATGGTCGACGGCGTGCCGCAGGCCGACGGGACGATCAAGGCCGAGGCGGTGATGGACCCCGAGCATGTCGCGGACGCGGTCGTCCAGATGGCGGAGTTCCCGCTGGAGACGAACGTCCAGTTCATGACCATCATGGCGACGAAGATGCCCTTCGTCGGGCGCGGCTGA
- a CDS encoding NAD(P)H-quinone oxidoreductase, whose amino-acid sequence MTNLPETMRVVEISKPGGPEALTAATRPLPAVAPDQILIRVRAAGVNRPDCLQRAGAYPPPPGASDLPGLEAAGEVAAIGAAVTRWRVGDKVCALLAGGGYAEYAATHEDHALRVPAGLSMEEAAALPETFFTVWTNVFDRGRLKAGETFLVHGGSSGIGTTAIQLANAFGARVFTTAGGDDKTAICRELGAEIAVNYREADYVEVLREATGKRGVDLILDMVGGDYIPRNVKLAADQGRIVQIAFLQGPEVKLNFVQVMLKRLTITGSTLRPRSIAEKAEIADSLREKVWPLIEAGRVKPVMAARFPLKKAADAHRLMESSTHIGKIVLTV is encoded by the coding sequence ATGACAAACCTGCCGGAAACGATGCGCGTCGTGGAGATCTCGAAACCGGGCGGGCCGGAAGCCCTGACCGCCGCCACCCGGCCGCTTCCCGCAGTAGCCCCCGACCAGATCCTGATCCGCGTCAGAGCCGCCGGCGTGAACCGGCCGGATTGCCTCCAGCGCGCCGGCGCCTATCCACCGCCGCCCGGCGCGTCCGACCTGCCGGGGCTGGAGGCTGCGGGCGAGGTCGCCGCCATCGGCGCCGCCGTCACCCGCTGGCGCGTCGGCGACAAGGTCTGCGCGCTGCTCGCCGGCGGCGGCTACGCCGAATACGCCGCGACGCACGAGGATCACGCGCTGCGCGTTCCCGCCGGCCTCTCGATGGAGGAGGCGGCGGCGCTGCCCGAGACCTTCTTCACCGTCTGGACCAATGTCTTCGACCGGGGCCGGCTGAAGGCGGGCGAGACATTCCTCGTTCATGGCGGTTCCTCCGGCATCGGCACCACCGCGATCCAGCTCGCGAACGCCTTTGGCGCCCGCGTCTTCACCACCGCCGGCGGCGACGACAAGACCGCGATCTGCCGCGAACTCGGCGCCGAGATCGCCGTGAACTACCGCGAGGCGGATTATGTCGAGGTCCTGCGCGAGGCGACCGGCAAACGCGGCGTCGACCTGATCCTCGACATGGTCGGCGGCGACTACATTCCGCGCAATGTGAAGCTCGCCGCCGATCAAGGCCGGATCGTGCAGATCGCGTTTTTGCAGGGGCCGGAGGTCAAGCTGAACTTCGTTCAGGTCATGCTCAAACGCCTCACCATCACCGGCTCGACCTTGCGCCCGCGCAGCATCGCCGAGAAGGCCGAGATCGCCGACAGCCTCCGCGAAAAGGTCTGGCCGTTGATCGAGGCGGGGCGGGTGAAACCGGTGATGGCCGCGCGCTTTCCGCTGAAGAAGGCCGCCGACGCTCACCGGCTGATGGAAAGCTCGACCCATATCGGCAAGATCGTCCTGACGGTCTGA
- a CDS encoding asparaginase produces the protein MPEAETRNPVLVARQRAGFVERVHHGRVAIVDGRSPEGALAAALGDVGSAFLPRSSCKILQALPMVESGAADAAKLSPRHLALSCASHQGSDAHATFAGEWLREMGFSETDLMCGAQESGDAATRERMIRAGEAPSQLHNNCSGKHSGFLCQAKHLRASAENYVSPDHPVQKAVAAATAELAGEEIAGHAIDGCSAPNFALSLTGLARAAARIAAAETALAGVRLDAAIRLRSAMAAHPFEVAGEGRCCTGLMRAGEGRFAVKTGAEGAFIAILPEMGLGVALKIDDGNTPAAECAMTGILVALGALDAGDERIACWLTPREVNRRGLVCGGGALSQAITGLRLS, from the coding sequence ATGCCAGAGGCTGAAACGCGAAATCCCGTCCTCGTCGCCCGCCAGCGCGCTGGGTTCGTCGAGCGCGTCCACCACGGACGGGTCGCGATCGTCGACGGACGAAGCCCAGAGGGCGCGCTCGCCGCCGCGCTCGGCGATGTCGGATCGGCGTTCCTGCCCCGCTCCTCGTGCAAGATCCTCCAGGCGTTGCCGATGGTGGAGAGCGGCGCCGCCGACGCGGCGAAGCTCTCGCCGCGTCATCTCGCGCTTTCGTGCGCTTCGCATCAGGGGTCGGACGCGCACGCCACGTTCGCCGGCGAATGGCTGCGTGAGATGGGGTTCAGCGAGACTGACCTGATGTGCGGCGCGCAGGAATCCGGCGACGCGGCGACTCGCGAGCGGATGATCCGCGCCGGCGAGGCCCCGTCGCAGCTTCATAACAACTGCTCGGGCAAGCATTCCGGGTTCCTCTGCCAGGCGAAGCATCTGCGTGCGTCCGCCGAAAACTATGTCTCACCCGACCATCCGGTGCAGAAGGCCGTCGCCGCGGCGACGGCGGAACTGGCGGGCGAGGAGATCGCCGGCCATGCGATCGACGGCTGCTCGGCGCCGAATTTCGCGCTTTCGCTCACAGGTCTCGCGCGTGCGGCGGCGCGGATCGCGGCGGCGGAGACGGCGCTTGCGGGCGTGCGGCTGGACGCGGCCATCCGGCTCCGCTCGGCGATGGCGGCGCATCCTTTCGAGGTGGCTGGCGAGGGGCGCTGCTGCACCGGATTGATGCGCGCCGGCGAGGGGCGTTTCGCGGTAAAGACCGGCGCCGAAGGGGCTTTCATCGCGATTCTGCCGGAGATGGGGCTCGGCGTCGCTTTGAAGATCGACGACGGGAACACCCCGGCGGCCGAGTGCGCCATGACTGGGATCCTTGTCGCGCTCGGCGCGCTCGACGCGGGTGATGAGCGCATCGCCTGCTGGCTGACGCCGCGGGAGGTCAATCGCCGCGGCCTCGTCTGCGGCGGCGGCGCCCTGAGCCAGGCGATCACCGGGCTGAGGTTGAGTTAG
- the rlmN gene encoding 23S rRNA (adenine(2503)-C(2))-methyltransferase RlmN: MAEPAQIRNAPIAPDARVLPRVTPKGLKPNLIGMSRDTLRAALIEAGTPERQANMRTAQIWGWLYEKGVTDAAEMTSLSRDLRATLAEQFRISRPEVAERLISADGTRKYLLKLDGGHEVEAVYIPEEDRGTLCISSQVGCTLNCTFCHTGTQTLVRNLTTAEIVGQILVCRDDLGEWTSAGKQVGEKRLLSNIVLMGMGEPLYNTDNVRDAMRIAMDDAGLGLSRRRITLSTSGVVPEIVRAGEEIGCMLAISFHATRDELRNELVPINRKWNIAALLEACRNWPRLSNAERITFEYVMLKDVNDSDADARRLVKLIAGIPAKINLIPFNPWPGSPYERSDWDRIEAFAEIVNRAGYASPVRTPRGQDIMAACGQLKSATERARKSRATIAAEVGAG, translated from the coding sequence ATGGCCGAACCGGCCCAGATCAGAAATGCGCCGATCGCGCCTGACGCCCGCGTGTTGCCGCGCGTGACGCCGAAAGGATTGAAACCGAATCTGATCGGCATGAGTCGCGATACGCTCCGCGCCGCGCTGATCGAGGCCGGAACGCCCGAGCGGCAGGCGAACATGCGCACCGCGCAAATCTGGGGCTGGCTCTATGAGAAGGGCGTCACCGACGCCGCCGAAATGACCAGCCTCTCGCGCGATCTTCGCGCCACGCTGGCGGAGCAGTTCCGCATCTCCCGGCCGGAGGTCGCCGAGCGGCTGATCTCCGCCGACGGCACGCGCAAATACCTTCTCAAACTCGATGGCGGGCATGAGGTCGAGGCGGTCTATATTCCGGAGGAGGACCGCGGCACGCTCTGCATCTCCTCCCAGGTCGGCTGCACGCTGAACTGCACATTCTGCCATACCGGCACCCAGACGCTGGTCAGAAACCTGACCACGGCGGAGATCGTCGGCCAAATCCTCGTCTGCCGCGACGATCTCGGCGAATGGACGTCGGCCGGCAAGCAGGTGGGCGAGAAACGTCTCCTCTCCAACATCGTGCTGATGGGCATGGGCGAGCCGCTCTACAATACCGACAATGTCCGCGACGCGATGCGAATCGCGATGGACGATGCGGGGCTCGGCCTCTCGCGCCGCCGGATCACGCTTTCGACATCCGGCGTCGTTCCCGAGATCGTCCGGGCGGGCGAGGAGATCGGCTGCATGCTGGCGATCTCCTTTCACGCGACGCGTGACGAATTGCGGAACGAGCTGGTGCCGATCAACCGCAAATGGAACATCGCGGCGCTGCTGGAAGCCTGCCGCAACTGGCCGCGGCTTTCCAACGCCGAGCGGATCACCTTCGAATACGTGATGCTGAAAGACGTGAACGATTCCGACGCCGACGCGCGCCGGCTGGTGAAGTTGATCGCCGGCATTCCGGCGAAGATCAACCTCATCCCCTTCAATCCCTGGCCCGGCTCGCCCTATGAACGTTCGGACTGGGACCGGATCGAGGCCTTCGCCGAAATCGTCAACCGCGCCGGTTACGCCAGCCCGGTGAGAACCCCGCGCGGGCAGGACATCATGGCCGCCTGCGGCCAGCTCAAATCCGCGACCGAGCGAGCCCGGAAAAGCCGCGCGACGATCGCGGCGGAGGTCGGCGCGGGTTGA